In the bacterium genome, CTGCCGGAAGACACCCTGCACCGGGACGACGGCAGCCTGCTCAATCCGGATCTTCACGGCTATCTGCTGCCAACCATCGGGGACGTGCCCGAGATCGACTCCCGTGTCGTCGACAGCTTCGAACCGCACGGGCCCTTCGGCGCCAAGGAGATCGGCGAGGGTTGTATCGTGCCGATGATGGGGGCCATCGCCAACGCCGTGTACGATGCCTGTGGCGTCCGTGTCACCGAGCTGCCGATCACGCCGGAGAAGATCCTCACCGCTCTCAAGTCCGCCGCCGGGGTGAAGGCGAAATGACCAAGAAGGAGACGCCCGCCGCGGGTGACGCAGTCGGTGCCCGCAAGGAGCGCAAGCTGGAGCATCTGCTTTCCGTGGCCGCGGGCCTGATGGCCGAGCAGGGCTATGCGCAGACCACGATCCGTGACGTCTCGCGCAGGACGGGCTACAGCTTGGCCGGCATGTACTACTACTTCGAGAACAAGGAGGACCTGCTCTACCAGATCCAGCATCGCACCTTCGCCTCCTTGCTGGCCGCGCAGGAACGCGTTGTGGCCGGTCCAGCAACGCCGGAGGAGAAGCTGCGCCAGCTGGTGGACAACCACCTCGTTCACTTCTCGCGGTACGCGAGTGAACTCAAGGTCTGCACCTTCGAACTGCAGACACTCGAGGCCGACCGCTACGGCACCATCGCCGAGCTGCGCCGGCGCTACTTCAAGTGCGTGGCCAGCGTCATCGCGGGAATCATCGGCGGCAGCGATCCGGCTGCCGTGCGCCGGTACACGCTCCTGATCTTCGGCATGCTCAACTGGATCTTCATGTGGTACGACCCCGCGCGCGATGGCGACGTATCCACGCTGGGGGAGGAAATGATGGCGCTGGTCGCGGGCGGCTTGCCGGGATGGCAGAGCGACCGCGCGAGGAAGGACGGCGTATGAAGCTCGGACTGGAGGGCCAGGTTGCCCTCGTCACCGGCGGCAGTCGCGGTATCGGCGCTGCGATTGCGCTGGAATTCGCCCGCCAAGGCTGCGATGTGGCGCTGACCTGTCGTGGCCGGCTGGCCGATGCGCAGGCGGTTGCCGCGCGTGTCGAGGCGCTGGGCCGCCGCGCCCTGGCCGTGCAGACGGACGTCGCCGATCTCGCCGCAGCTGAAGGCACCGTCGGCCGCGTCGTGAACGAGCTTGGCCGCCTGGACATCCTCGTCTGCAACGCGGGCATCACCTGGGACGGCGTCATCTGGAAGATGACAGAGGAGCAATGGGACGCGGTGATCGACACCAATCTCAAGGGTTACTTCACCTACAACCGCGCGGCAGCGCAGGTGTTCAAGGAGCAGCGGCGCGGCAAGATCGTGAACGTCTCGTCCATCAACGGCATGCGTGGCAAGTTCGCCCAGTCGAACTACGCTGCCGCCAAGGGCGGCAACATCGCCCTCACCAAGACCCTGGCGCGCGAGCTCGGCAAGTTCGACGTCAACGTGAACGCGGTCGCACCCGGCTTGGTGATGACGGAGTTGGCTGCGAACATGCCCCAGGAGTTCCTGAACAAGGCGATGAACGAGACGGTGCTGGGGCGGATCGCCACGGCGGAGGAGGTGGCCTATGTGGTCGTTTTCCTCTGTTCCGAGTTCGCCCGGCACATCACGGGCGAAGTGATCAAGATAGACGGCGGCCAGTACATCTAGCAAAGGACGTAGCATGGCACGCGTGGGAGTGGTCGGCATCGGGCACGGCGTTTTCGGGCGGCGCAGCGACGCTTCAGTGCAGGAGCTGGCCTTCGAGGCCTTCCGGCTGGCGCTGGCGGACGCTGCGCTCGAACCGGCGGCGATCGAGGCGACGGTGATCGCGGCCGTACCCGAGTACCACAAGCAGCGCTCGATCGCCGGGGTGGTGCAGGAGTATCTCAACCTGAACCCGAAGCCGGCCTGGTTGACGGAGGTGGCCTGCGCCTCGGGATCGGCGGCAATCCGCACGGCCTGGATGGCGATCGCCTCGGGCCTGCACGAGGTCGTGGCGGTGATCGGCTGCCAGAAGATGACCGAGCTGGACACCCCGGAGATCCTTGCCCTCATGGGACGCGTCGGGGACGTGCAGTGGGAGTCCACCTTCGGCACGACCTTCCCCGGCTACTACGCCCTCTTCGCGCGGCGGCACATGCACGAGTTTGGCACCACCGCCGAGCAACTCGCCCTGGTCGCGGTCAAGAACCACCACTACGGCGCTCTGAACGAGAAAGCGCTCTTCCGCAAGGAGATCACGCTGGAGAAAGCCCTCGCCTCGGATCCCGTGGCCTCGCCCATGCGCGTCTACGACTGCTGCGCGAACGCCGACGGCGCCGCGTGTCTGGTTTTCGCAGCGGAGCGGCGCGCGCGCGCGATCAGCCGGCACCCGGTGTGGCTCGATGGCGTCGGCTGCGCCACGGCCAGCATGTCCGTGCTGCGGCGCCCCGATCTGACAGGGCTACCCTCGGCGGTGGAGGCCTCCCGCCAGGCGCATGCCATGGCGGGCAGCACGCCCCGCCAGGTGAAGGTAGCCGAGGTGCACGACTGCTTCACGATCGCGGAGATCATGGCCTACGAGGACTTGGGCTTCTGCGCCAAGGGCGAGGGCGGCGCCTTCATCGCCGACCGCCAAGCCTACATCGGCGGCGCCACGCCGGTGAACGTGGACGGCGGACTCAAGGCCAAGGGCCATCCGATCGGCGCTACCGGTGTCTCCATGGCCTGCGAGATCGTCAACCAGCTGCGCGGCGAGGGCAGCAAACGCCAGGTACCGGACGCCGATCTCGGGCTTACCCACAACGTGGGCGGGATCGGCCAGTACTGCTTCGTCAACGTCTACCGGAGGGACTAGTTGTGTTCGAGTGGTTCGGCCGCGTCAGCTTCTGTTCGCACACGAAGGTGACGGACTTCGCCTGCCACCTGCGCGCGGGACGCCTCGTCGC is a window encoding:
- a CDS encoding SDR family oxidoreductase, whose translation is MKLGLEGQVALVTGGSRGIGAAIALEFARQGCDVALTCRGRLADAQAVAARVEALGRRALAVQTDVADLAAAEGTVGRVVNELGRLDILVCNAGITWDGVIWKMTEEQWDAVIDTNLKGYFTYNRAAAQVFKEQRRGKIVNVSSINGMRGKFAQSNYAAAKGGNIALTKTLARELGKFDVNVNAVAPGLVMTELAANMPQEFLNKAMNETVLGRIATAEEVAYVVVFLCSEFARHITGEVIKIDGGQYI
- a CDS encoding TetR/AcrR family transcriptional regulator, which produces MTKKETPAAGDAVGARKERKLEHLLSVAAGLMAEQGYAQTTIRDVSRRTGYSLAGMYYYFENKEDLLYQIQHRTFASLLAAQERVVAGPATPEEKLRQLVDNHLVHFSRYASELKVCTFELQTLEADRYGTIAELRRRYFKCVASVIAGIIGGSDPAAVRRYTLLIFGMLNWIFMWYDPARDGDVSTLGEEMMALVAGGLPGWQSDRARKDGV
- a CDS encoding thiolase domain-containing protein, with product MARVGVVGIGHGVFGRRSDASVQELAFEAFRLALADAALEPAAIEATVIAAVPEYHKQRSIAGVVQEYLNLNPKPAWLTEVACASGSAAIRTAWMAIASGLHEVVAVIGCQKMTELDTPEILALMGRVGDVQWESTFGTTFPGYYALFARRHMHEFGTTAEQLALVAVKNHHYGALNEKALFRKEITLEKALASDPVASPMRVYDCCANADGAACLVFAAERRARAISRHPVWLDGVGCATASMSVLRRPDLTGLPSAVEASRQAHAMAGSTPRQVKVAEVHDCFTIAEIMAYEDLGFCAKGEGGAFIADRQAYIGGATPVNVDGGLKAKGHPIGATGVSMACEIVNQLRGEGSKRQVPDADLGLTHNVGGIGQYCFVNVYRRD